From a single Streptomyces sp. NBC_00377 genomic region:
- the icmF gene encoding fused isobutyryl-CoA mutase/GTPase IcmF has translation MSDLHRPVHPVRLVTASALFDGHDASINIMRRIFQSQGAEVIHLGHNRSVQEVVDAALEEDAHGVAVSSYQGGHVEYFEYLVESLRAQGAEHVRVVGGGGGVIVPEEIARLRASGVTIFSPEDGQRMGLAGMVNSVVRECDFDLWDGKAADPAAVLAGDRFAIARAVTGAELGKLPPEFLDRVRSAGTARPVPVLGITGTGGSGKSSLTDELVRRFRVDQQDKLRIAVIAVDPTRRRGGGALLGDRIRMNSLDGNRVFFRSLATRGSRELPEHLSDVIDVVKAAGFDLVIVETPGIGQGDAAIVPFVDTSLYVMTPEFGAASQLEKIDMLDFADVVAINKFERRGAKDAMRDVGRQLVRNREAFGMRPEDMPVYGTSAATFNDDGVTALYQHLRGALADKGLPLSESTLAEVDVRHSSGIRQVVPADRVRYLAEITDTVRAYHAETGRLAEAARRVQRLETVSGELVEAGSDDANVRSLLDAARGQLPHDIAERLTGWPAVVASYSGDEQVVKVRDKEIRTKLTRESLSGNRIPRVALPRFTDHGELVRFWRRENLPGHFPFTAGVFPFKRDGEDPARMFAGEGDPFRTNRRFKLLSEGQPATRLSTAFDSVTLYGRDPDERPDIYGKVGTSGVSVATLDDMKALYDGFDLVSPTTSVSMTINGPAPTVLAFFLNTAVDQRIDAFRSAQGRSPSPEETAELRAHALASVRGTVQADILKEDQGQNTCLFSTEFSLRMMADIQEWFIAQKVRNFYSVSISGYHIAEAGANPVSQLAFTLANGFTYVEAYLARGMHIDDFAPNLSFFFSNGMDPEYSVLGRVARRIWAVAMKEKYGAGERSQKLKYHVQTSGRSLHAQEMDFNDIRTTLQALIAIYDNCNSLHTNAYDEAVTTPTEESVRRALAIQLIINREWGLAMNENPLQGSFIVDELTDLVEEAVLQEFERISERGGVLGAMETGYQRGRIQDESMLYEQRKHDGTLPIIGVNTFRNPHADSVEPGVIELARATEEEKVSQLERVRDFQSGHRDAAHAALTALKDAALDGRNVFAVLMDAARVCSLQQITDAFFEVGGQYRRNV, from the coding sequence ATGAGCGACCTGCACCGTCCCGTGCACCCCGTCCGTCTGGTCACGGCTTCGGCCCTGTTCGACGGGCACGACGCATCGATCAACATCATGCGGCGGATCTTCCAGTCCCAGGGCGCCGAGGTGATCCACCTCGGGCACAACCGGTCGGTCCAGGAGGTCGTGGACGCGGCGCTGGAGGAGGACGCCCACGGTGTGGCCGTCTCGTCCTACCAGGGCGGGCACGTGGAGTACTTCGAGTACCTGGTCGAGTCGCTGCGTGCGCAGGGTGCGGAGCACGTCCGCGTGGTGGGCGGCGGGGGCGGTGTCATCGTGCCCGAGGAGATCGCCCGGCTGCGGGCGAGCGGGGTGACCATCTTCTCCCCCGAGGACGGGCAGCGGATGGGCCTGGCCGGGATGGTCAACTCGGTCGTGAGGGAGTGCGACTTCGACCTGTGGGACGGCAAAGCGGCCGACCCGGCCGCCGTCCTGGCGGGCGACCGGTTCGCGATCGCCCGCGCCGTCACGGGCGCGGAACTGGGCAAGCTGCCCCCCGAGTTCCTGGACCGGGTACGGTCCGCGGGCACGGCGCGCCCGGTGCCGGTGCTCGGCATCACGGGCACCGGCGGCTCGGGCAAGTCGTCGCTGACGGACGAACTGGTGCGCCGGTTCCGGGTCGACCAGCAGGACAAGCTGCGGATCGCCGTGATCGCGGTCGACCCGACCCGCCGCCGGGGAGGCGGTGCGCTGCTCGGCGACCGGATCCGGATGAACTCCCTCGACGGCAACCGGGTGTTCTTCCGCAGCCTGGCCACCCGCGGCAGCCGTGAGCTGCCGGAGCATCTGTCCGACGTGATCGACGTGGTCAAGGCGGCCGGGTTCGACCTGGTGATCGTGGAGACACCGGGCATCGGGCAGGGCGACGCGGCGATCGTGCCGTTCGTCGACACCTCGCTGTACGTGATGACGCCGGAGTTCGGCGCCGCCTCGCAGCTGGAGAAGATCGACATGCTCGACTTCGCCGACGTCGTGGCCATCAACAAGTTCGAACGGCGCGGCGCGAAGGACGCGATGCGCGACGTGGGCCGCCAACTGGTGCGCAACCGCGAGGCGTTCGGCATGCGGCCGGAGGACATGCCGGTGTACGGCACCTCCGCGGCCACGTTCAACGACGACGGGGTCACCGCCCTGTACCAGCACCTCAGGGGCGCTCTGGCCGACAAGGGTCTGCCCCTGTCCGAGAGCACGCTGGCCGAGGTCGACGTGCGTCACTCCTCGGGTATCCGGCAGGTGGTCCCGGCGGACCGGGTGCGCTACCTGGCCGAGATCACCGACACCGTCCGCGCCTACCACGCCGAGACCGGCCGGCTGGCCGAGGCGGCACGGCGGGTGCAACGCCTGGAGACGGTCAGCGGCGAACTCGTCGAGGCCGGATCGGACGACGCGAACGTGCGGTCGCTGCTCGACGCGGCCCGCGGACAGCTCCCGCACGACATCGCGGAGCGGCTCACCGGCTGGCCCGCGGTCGTCGCCTCCTACTCCGGCGACGAACAGGTGGTCAAGGTGCGGGACAAGGAGATCCGCACCAAGCTGACCCGCGAGTCCCTGTCGGGGAACAGGATCCCGCGCGTCGCACTGCCCCGCTTCACCGACCACGGTGAACTGGTGCGTTTCTGGCGGCGGGAGAACCTCCCCGGCCACTTCCCCTTCACCGCCGGGGTGTTCCCCTTCAAGCGTGACGGCGAGGACCCGGCGCGGATGTTCGCCGGCGAGGGTGACCCGTTCCGCACCAACCGGCGTTTCAAGCTCCTCTCCGAGGGCCAGCCCGCCACCCGCCTGTCCACCGCCTTCGACTCGGTCACCCTCTACGGCCGCGACCCCGACGAGCGCCCCGACATCTACGGCAAGGTCGGCACCTCCGGCGTCTCGGTGGCCACCCTGGACGACATGAAGGCGCTCTACGACGGCTTCGACCTCGTCTCGCCGACGACCTCCGTCTCCATGACGATCAACGGCCCCGCCCCGACCGTCCTGGCGTTCTTCCTCAACACCGCCGTCGATCAGCGCATCGACGCCTTCCGCTCCGCGCAGGGCCGCTCCCCCTCCCCCGAGGAGACGGCCGAGCTGCGGGCCCACGCGCTGGCGAGCGTGCGGGGCACGGTGCAGGCCGACATCCTCAAGGAGGACCAGGGGCAGAACACCTGCCTGTTCTCCACCGAGTTCAGCCTGCGGATGATGGCCGACATCCAGGAATGGTTCATCGCGCAGAAGGTCCGCAACTTCTACTCGGTGTCGATCTCGGGCTACCACATCGCCGAAGCCGGCGCGAACCCGGTGAGCCAGCTCGCCTTCACCCTCGCCAACGGCTTCACCTACGTCGAGGCCTACCTCGCCCGGGGTATGCACATCGACGACTTCGCCCCCAACCTGTCGTTCTTCTTCTCCAACGGCATGGATCCCGAGTACTCCGTCCTCGGCCGGGTGGCCCGCCGCATCTGGGCGGTCGCGATGAAGGAGAAATACGGCGCGGGCGAGCGCAGCCAGAAGCTGAAGTACCACGTCCAGACCTCCGGACGCTCCCTGCACGCCCAGGAGATGGACTTCAACGACATCCGCACCACGCTCCAGGCGCTCATCGCCATCTACGACAACTGCAACAGCCTGCACACCAACGCCTACGACGAGGCGGTCACGACCCCCACGGAGGAGTCCGTCCGCCGTGCCCTCGCCATCCAGTTGATCATCAACCGGGAGTGGGGCCTGGCCATGAACGAAAACCCCCTCCAGGGATCGTTCATCGTCGACGAACTCACCGACCTGGTCGAGGAGGCCGTCCTTCAGGAGTTCGAGCGCATCAGCGAGCGCGGCGGGGTCCTGGGGGCCATGGAGACCGGTTACCAGCGCGGTCGTATCCAGGACGAGTCGATGCTCTACGAGCAGCGCAAGCACGACGGCACCCTGCCCATCATCGGCGTCAACACCTTCCGCAATCCCCACGCCGACAGCGTCGAGCCCGGTGTCATCGAACTCGCCCGCGCCACCGAGGAGGAGAAGGTCTCGCAGCTGGAGCGGGTGCGGGACTTCCAGTCGGGTCACCGTGACGCCGCGCACGCGGCACTGACCGCCCTCAAGGACGCGGCCCTCGACGGCCGCAACGTCTTCGCCGTCCTCATGGACGCCGCCCGCGTCTGCTCCCTCCAGCAGATCACCGACGCCTTCTTCGAGGTCGGCGGGCAGTACCGCCGCAACGTCTGA